The following proteins are encoded in a genomic region of Sorangiineae bacterium MSr12523:
- a CDS encoding NAD-dependent epimerase/dehydratase family protein yields the protein MSVAFVTGGSGFVGRALISYLVARGQEVRALARSGKAAESVRAAGATKVVEGDLRGGDAVLNSMKGCDVVYHAAAFTQDWGNDDEAWEVTVRGTENMLEAARRAAVRRFVHVGTEAVLVDGAPIVMADERKPLPEKPIGIYSRTKAEAERRVLRANGPDLETIVARPRFIWGKGDTTLLPKLIEGANAGVLRWVGGGTYLTSTCHIDNVCEGLVKAAEHGRPGEVYFLTDGKPVQFRWMISSLLESQGVTPPSKTIPYWLARTLSRTTDALWRALHLRSRPPLPYQAFLLVGHEVTVDDTKARKELGYEGAVSIEAGLRAMRGMQV from the coding sequence ATGAGCGTTGCGTTCGTGACGGGTGGATCGGGTTTCGTGGGGCGGGCATTGATCAGCTACCTCGTGGCGCGAGGGCAGGAGGTGCGCGCGTTGGCCCGCTCCGGGAAGGCGGCGGAAAGCGTGCGCGCGGCCGGGGCCACGAAGGTGGTGGAGGGCGATCTCCGTGGCGGCGACGCGGTCCTTAACTCGATGAAAGGTTGCGACGTCGTCTATCACGCGGCCGCGTTTACGCAGGATTGGGGCAACGACGACGAGGCGTGGGAAGTAACGGTTCGCGGGACGGAGAACATGTTGGAGGCCGCGCGACGTGCGGCCGTGCGCCGATTCGTGCACGTGGGCACGGAGGCCGTGCTGGTCGATGGGGCACCCATCGTCATGGCCGACGAGCGAAAGCCGCTTCCGGAAAAGCCGATTGGCATCTACTCGCGCACGAAGGCCGAGGCCGAGCGGCGCGTGCTTCGTGCCAATGGCCCCGATCTGGAGACCATCGTGGCGCGCCCGCGCTTCATTTGGGGCAAGGGAGATACGACCCTGTTGCCAAAGCTCATCGAGGGCGCGAACGCGGGCGTGCTGCGCTGGGTGGGCGGCGGCACGTACCTCACGTCGACTTGCCACATCGACAACGTGTGCGAAGGTTTGGTGAAGGCGGCGGAACACGGTCGCCCGGGCGAAGTGTACTTTCTCACCGACGGCAAGCCGGTGCAATTCCGCTGGATGATCTCCTCGCTGCTCGAGTCGCAGGGCGTGACACCGCCGTCGAAGACCATTCCGTACTGGCTCGCGCGCACACTTTCGCGAACCACCGACGCACTGTGGCGGGCGCTTCACCTGCGCAGCCGTCCGCCGCTTCCGTACCAAGCCTTCTTGCTCGTGGGGCACGAAGTCACAGTGGACGACACGAAGGCGCGAAAAGAACTTGGCTACGAAGGCGCCGTTTCCATCGAAGCGGGACTTCGCGCCATGCGTGGCATGCAGGTGTGA
- a CDS encoding type II secretion system GspH family protein has translation MRHIHNGFTLIKMLVVVAMVGLFAGLALYGVRQSHVR, from the coding sequence ATGCGCCACATCCACAATGGTTTCACGCTGATCAAGATGCTCGTCGTCGTCGCGATGGTCGGGCTTTTCGCCGGCCTCGCCTTGTACGGAGTGCGCCAGTCGCACGTGCGATAG
- a CDS encoding efflux RND transporter permease subunit: MWLVRIALKRPYTFIVMSMLIVILGVVTILRMPTDIFPEIDIPVISVIWRYSGLSPEEMEKRIVSNSERMLTTTVNDIEHIESQSLQGVAVVKIFFQPGANVDGATAQTTAAMATIIGQMPQGTLPPLVIRYSASNVPILQAALGSDSLSEQQLFDYGINFVRADMATVQGTQIPWPYGGKQRQIMIDIDPQRLYAWGLSPRDINTALSQQNLVVPGGTAKIGEDEYPVNVNSSPELLEQIAGLPVKTVPGGTTVYMRDVANVRDGNAPQTSMVHVEGKKSVLMSILKMGSASTLDVVARIREVLPSTLAKLPKDLKVNLLFDQSVFVRSAVSGVVKEAAIAAGLTAIMLLVFLGSWRSTIIVVISIPLSILVSIVILRFLGQTLNVMTLGGMALAVGILVDDATVAIENVHRQFGMKKPLIQAIVDGASEIAVPAFVSTLCICIVFVPVMFITGAAKSLFSPLAMAVVFAMMTSYFLSRTLVPTLMKGLLAREAEEHMHGHEATGVFAKFNRGFEKLRDFYGAWLAWALAHRKLAIGGFSVFVVLSCALFPLVGRDFFPTVDAGLIKLHVRGVPGTRVEETEKEFVRIEDTIRTVIPPHEIETMIDNIGVPNSGINLSLSEGALISPADGQIFIALKKEHEPTAAYVRNIRKTLRAKYPDSTFFFLAPDISTQVLNFGLPAPIDVQVVGAPGNEEQTFGVAQKIADAMEAIPGAADVHLAQVTRAPILKVDVDRTMAAQLGMTERDVAGDLLVSLSSSSQTSPSFWVDKRGVQYSVAVQTPQYQVDSFNALHTTPLSAGAGEGGTQLLSNVAQIKRGSAAQNVTHYNVARTFDVQANVDGADLGSVGTAISRIVDKMKPDLPRGTTVRIKGQVESMESSFRGLAFGLLFAVVLVYLLMVVNFQSWLDPLIILMALPGAIAGIAWMLFLSRTTLSVPALMGAIMCVGVATANSILVVTFANDQRKLGYDSAKAALAAGMTRLRPVLMTALAMIIGMLPMALGLEEGGEQNAPLGRAVIGGLLLATVTTLFFVPVMYSLLRKATPATPEPLLENL; encoded by the coding sequence ATGTGGCTCGTTCGGATTGCTCTCAAACGCCCGTACACGTTCATCGTGATGTCGATGCTCATCGTCATCCTCGGTGTGGTGACGATTCTGCGCATGCCGACGGATATCTTTCCCGAGATCGATATCCCCGTCATTTCGGTGATTTGGCGCTACAGCGGCCTTTCGCCCGAGGAGATGGAAAAGCGAATCGTCAGCAACTCGGAGCGCATGTTGACCACCACGGTCAACGACATCGAGCACATCGAAAGCCAGTCCCTCCAGGGCGTGGCGGTCGTGAAGATCTTTTTCCAGCCTGGCGCGAACGTCGATGGTGCAACGGCGCAGACAACTGCTGCCATGGCAACTATTATCGGGCAGATGCCTCAGGGCACCCTCCCTCCCCTGGTGATCCGCTACAGCGCGTCCAACGTGCCCATCTTGCAGGCGGCGCTGGGGAGCGATTCGCTCAGCGAGCAGCAGCTTTTCGACTACGGCATCAACTTCGTCCGCGCCGACATGGCCACCGTACAGGGCACGCAGATCCCCTGGCCCTACGGCGGCAAGCAGCGGCAGATCATGATCGACATCGACCCCCAGCGGCTTTACGCCTGGGGGCTCTCGCCGCGTGACATCAACACGGCGCTCAGTCAGCAGAACCTGGTGGTGCCCGGCGGCACGGCGAAAATTGGTGAGGACGAATACCCCGTCAACGTGAACAGCAGCCCCGAGCTGCTCGAGCAGATCGCGGGCCTGCCCGTGAAGACCGTGCCCGGCGGCACCACCGTGTACATGCGCGACGTGGCCAACGTGCGCGATGGCAACGCGCCGCAGACCAGCATGGTGCACGTGGAGGGCAAGAAGTCGGTGCTCATGAGCATTCTCAAGATGGGGAGTGCGAGCACGCTCGACGTCGTCGCGCGCATCCGCGAGGTGCTGCCCTCGACGTTGGCCAAGCTGCCCAAGGACTTGAAGGTCAATCTGCTCTTCGATCAATCGGTGTTCGTGCGTTCGGCGGTGAGCGGCGTGGTCAAAGAGGCCGCCATCGCCGCGGGGCTGACCGCCATCATGCTCCTGGTGTTCTTGGGGAGCTGGCGCAGCACCATCATCGTGGTCATCTCGATTCCGCTCTCCATCTTGGTATCCATCGTCATTCTGCGCTTTCTCGGGCAGACGCTGAACGTGATGACCCTGGGCGGTATGGCGCTGGCCGTGGGCATCTTGGTCGACGACGCCACGGTGGCCATCGAGAACGTGCACCGTCAGTTCGGCATGAAAAAGCCGCTGATCCAGGCCATCGTCGACGGTGCCTCGGAAATCGCCGTTCCTGCGTTCGTCTCGACGTTGTGCATCTGCATCGTGTTCGTGCCGGTCATGTTCATCACCGGCGCGGCCAAGTCGCTGTTCAGCCCCTTGGCCATGGCCGTCGTGTTCGCGATGATGACCTCGTATTTCCTATCGCGAACCTTGGTGCCCACGTTGATGAAAGGGCTGCTCGCGCGCGAGGCCGAGGAGCACATGCACGGGCACGAGGCGACGGGCGTCTTCGCGAAGTTCAATCGCGGCTTCGAGAAGCTGCGCGACTTCTATGGCGCGTGGCTCGCGTGGGCGCTGGCGCACCGCAAGCTGGCCATCGGCGGCTTCTCCGTGTTCGTGGTGCTCTCGTGCGCGCTCTTCCCGCTGGTGGGGCGCGACTTCTTCCCCACCGTCGACGCGGGGCTCATCAAGCTGCACGTGCGCGGCGTCCCCGGTACGCGGGTGGAGGAGACGGAAAAGGAGTTCGTCCGCATCGAGGATACGATCCGCACGGTCATACCGCCGCACGAGATCGAGACGATGATCGACAACATCGGGGTGCCCAACAGCGGTATCAATCTGTCGCTGAGCGAGGGCGCGCTCATCTCGCCGGCCGACGGGCAGATCTTCATCGCGCTGAAGAAGGAACACGAGCCCACGGCGGCGTACGTGCGCAACATCCGCAAGACCTTGCGCGCGAAGTACCCGGATTCGACGTTCTTCTTCCTGGCGCCGGATATCTCCACGCAGGTGCTGAACTTCGGTTTGCCCGCGCCAATTGACGTGCAGGTCGTCGGTGCGCCGGGCAACGAGGAGCAGACCTTCGGCGTGGCGCAAAAGATTGCCGATGCCATGGAGGCCATCCCCGGCGCTGCCGACGTTCACCTGGCGCAGGTGACGCGTGCACCGATTCTGAAGGTGGACGTGGACCGCACGATGGCGGCCCAGTTGGGCATGACCGAACGCGACGTTGCCGGCGATCTGCTGGTGTCGCTGTCGTCGAGCTCGCAAACCTCGCCCAGCTTTTGGGTCGACAAACGCGGTGTGCAGTACTCCGTGGCCGTGCAGACACCGCAGTACCAGGTCGACTCGTTCAACGCGCTGCACACCACGCCGCTTTCTGCCGGCGCCGGCGAAGGCGGCACGCAGCTGCTGTCCAACGTGGCGCAGATCAAGCGCGGCTCGGCAGCGCAGAATGTCACGCACTACAATGTTGCGCGGACCTTCGATGTGCAGGCCAACGTGGACGGGGCCGATCTTGGCTCGGTTGGAACAGCCATTTCGCGCATCGTGGATAAAATGAAGCCCGATCTGCCGAGGGGTACGACGGTGCGCATCAAAGGCCAGGTAGAAAGCATGGAGTCGTCGTTCCGCGGGCTTGCCTTCGGCCTGCTGTTCGCGGTCGTGCTCGTGTACCTGCTGATGGTGGTCAACTTTCAGTCGTGGCTGGATCCGCTCATCATTCTGATGGCACTGCCTGGCGCCATCGCCGGCATCGCGTGGATGCTCTTCCTCTCGCGGACCACGTTGAGCGTGCCGGCGCTGATGGGCGCGATCATGTGCGTGGGCGTGGCCACCGCGAACAGCATCCTCGTGGTGACGTTCGCCAATGACCAGCGCAAGCTTGGTTACGATTCCGCGAAGGCCGCGCTCGCCGCAGGGATGACACGACTTCGCCCGGTCTTGATGACGGCGCTCGCGATGATCATCGGTATGTTGCCGATGGCTCTCGGATTGGAAGAAGGGGGTGAACAGAATGCACCGCTCGGACGAGCGGTCATTGGAGGACTTTTGCTCGCCACGGTCACCACGCTTTTCTTCGTTCCCGTGATGTACAGCCTTTTGCGCAAAGCCACGCCGGCCACGCCCGAGCCGCTCTTGGAGAACCTATGA